CCGGTTCCATTACCGGCTGGTCAGGCTGCCCGGCTTTGAAACCGACTGGTACTACGATATCGTCACGGGAAAGCAGTGGCCGGGGAAGTAAGGGAAAATTGTGAATTGTGAAAGGTGAATTGTGAATTGTGAAAGGTGAATAGAAAAACCAGGGGTTTTTACCCTTCAAACTTGATGAACTCGTAACAACCCGAAAGGCTTCAAATGCCACCCAATAAAATCAACAAGTTACAAGACGAATCACGTCCGTCGAGCGGGTTGTTGCGAGACCGACAAACTTCACAATTCCCTGCGCCCACTCCAGGATCGGTTTGACCCGGTCCGCCAACAGGGCCCGGGCCTTATCAAGGGGCAGCCAGGCAGAGGCGTCATGCTCCGGATGGCCCAGTTCCGGATTGATCAACAGGGTGACCTCGCCCCTTTCCGATTCGGCCAGATAATAGCGCGCCACCTTGATGCCGTTCCGGTAGGGTTCGGTCTCCCGGAAATCCTTTCCCCAGCGAAAGACCAGATCCCGGAGCGCGGTCTCTTCCTCCACCTCCCGGACTGCCGCGGCCAGCGGTTCTTCGTCCGCATGGACCATGCCCTTGGGAAAATCCCAGTAATTGAAGGCCCGCACCAGCAGGTAATGG
The window above is part of the Desulfobacterales bacterium genome. Proteins encoded here:
- a CDS encoding NUDIX domain-containing protein; amino-acid sequence: MNQFRLSAGVIVVRRVAGIPHYLLVRAFNYWDFPKGMVHADEEPLAAAVREVEEETALRDLVFRWGKDFRETEPYRNGIKVARYYLAESERGEVTLLINPELGHPEHDASAWLPLDKARALLADRVKPILEWAQGIVKFVGLATTRSTDVIRLVTC